The following coding sequences lie in one Alphaproteobacteria bacterium genomic window:
- the dusA gene encoding tRNA dihydrouridine(20/20a) synthase DusA, with protein sequence MRESAHRFAVAPMMDWTDRHDRYFLRLISRRATLYTEMVTTGAILFGDRRRFLRFDAAEHPVVLQLGGNDPAALAECARIGADFGYDGINLNVGCPSDRVQNGTFGACLMRQPELVAECVAAMCAATALPVTVKHRLGVDEQNEETVLPAFVARVAAAGCRTFVVHARKAWLQGLSPKQNREVPPLRYGLVHALKRARPDLTIVINGGIDSLDAAEVQLAHVDGAMLGRAAYQDPWILADVDRRFFGDARPVPSRTEVAEAMADYIDRQRAFGVPAKSVTRHLMGLFNGLPGARAWRRHLSEAGRDAAATGDVVRQALRYVRSGDDAQPALERAQRLVQSA encoded by the coding sequence GGCTGATCTCGCGCCGCGCGACGCTGTACACCGAGATGGTGACGACCGGCGCGATCCTGTTCGGCGACCGGAGGCGCTTCCTGCGCTTCGACGCGGCCGAGCACCCGGTGGTGCTGCAGCTCGGCGGCAACGACCCGGCTGCGCTGGCCGAATGCGCGCGGATCGGCGCCGACTTCGGCTATGACGGGATCAACCTGAATGTCGGCTGTCCGTCGGACCGGGTGCAGAACGGCACCTTCGGCGCGTGCCTGATGCGCCAGCCGGAACTGGTGGCCGAATGCGTCGCCGCCATGTGCGCGGCCACCGCGCTGCCGGTGACCGTCAAGCACCGGCTGGGCGTCGACGAGCAGAACGAGGAGACGGTGCTGCCCGCCTTCGTCGCGCGCGTCGCGGCTGCCGGATGCCGGACCTTCGTCGTCCACGCGCGCAAGGCCTGGCTGCAGGGGCTCAGCCCGAAGCAGAACCGCGAGGTGCCGCCGCTGCGCTACGGCCTGGTTCACGCGCTGAAGCGGGCGCGACCCGACCTGACCATCGTGATCAACGGCGGGATCGACAGTCTGGATGCCGCCGAGGTGCAGCTCGCCCACGTCGACGGTGCGATGCTCGGCCGGGCCGCCTATCAGGACCCGTGGATCCTGGCCGATGTCGACCGGCGCTTCTTCGGCGATGCACGGCCGGTGCCGTCGCGGACGGAGGTGGCGGAGGCGATGGCGGACTACATCGACCGGCAGCGGGCGTTCGGCGTGCCGGCCAAGTCGGTCACCCGCCACCTGATGGGCCTGTTCAATGGCCTGCCGGGCGCGCGGGCCTGGCGCCGGCACCTGTCGGAAGCGGGCCGCGACGCCGCGGCGACCGGCGATGTGGTGCGGCAGGCGTTGCGGTATGTGCGCTCAGGCGACGACGCGCAGCCGGCGCTCGAGCGTGCGCAGCGTCTCGTCCAAAGCGCGTGA
- a CDS encoding DUF2794 domain-containing protein, with amino-acid sequence MSVVIRLSELRNANGRIAFNRQELNRLLSLYSRRVMAGEWRDYAIDMRRDGAVFSIYRHTAEGPLYAIWKVRPGKGGPFEYELYQGVRRLSRSRALDETLRTLERRLRVVA; translated from the coding sequence ATGAGCGTCGTCATTCGGCTTTCGGAGTTGCGGAATGCAAATGGGCGGATCGCATTCAACCGCCAGGAACTGAACAGGTTGCTCTCGCTGTATTCGCGCCGCGTCATGGCCGGCGAATGGCGCGACTATGCCATCGACATGCGCCGCGACGGCGCCGTCTTCTCCATATACCGCCATACGGCCGAGGGCCCGCTCTACGCGATCTGGAAGGTGCGACCCGGCAAGGGCGGCCCGTTCGAGTACGAGCTCTACCAGGGCGTGCGCCGGCTCAGCCGCTCACGCGCTTTGGACGAGACGCTGCGCACGCTCGAGCGCCGGCTGCGCGTCGTCGCCTGA
- a CDS encoding thioredoxin family protein: MAAQSSVCDFGRPAVDFRLRGVDGRDWSLADVRGPKATLVMFICNHCPYVKATIDRVVAVCDELRDDGVGAAAINANDASAYPADSFENMQAFAAAHRMGFPYLWDESQAVARAYDAACTPDFFGFNAQMKLQYRGRLDSGRLERPPAGAPRELFDAMRQIAATGQGPREQVPSMGCSIKWKAH; encoded by the coding sequence ATGGCGGCACAATCGAGCGTCTGCGACTTCGGCCGGCCCGCCGTCGATTTCCGCCTGCGCGGCGTCGACGGTCGCGACTGGTCGCTGGCCGACGTGCGCGGGCCGAAGGCGACGCTGGTGATGTTCATCTGCAACCATTGTCCCTATGTGAAGGCGACGATCGACCGGGTGGTCGCGGTCTGCGACGAGTTGCGGGACGACGGCGTCGGTGCCGCGGCGATCAACGCCAACGACGCCAGCGCCTATCCGGCCGACTCCTTCGAGAACATGCAGGCGTTCGCCGCCGCGCACCGCATGGGCTTCCCCTATCTCTGGGACGAGAGCCAGGCGGTGGCGCGGGCCTACGATGCCGCATGCACGCCCGATTTCTTCGGTTTCAATGCGCAGATGAAGCTGCAATACCGTGGGCGGCTCGACTCCGGCCGGCTGGAGCGGCCGCCGGCCGGCGCGCCGCGCGAGCTGTTCGACGCGATGCGGCAGATCGCGGCCACCGGACAGGGCCCGCGCGAGCAGGTGCCGAGCATGGGATGCTCGATCAAGTGGAAGGCGCATTGA
- a CDS encoding PQQ-binding-like beta-propeller repeat protein: protein MQINAFRTGLRGAVLALSAGALAGCSWFGDDEVERIPGTRVAVLDANPALTPDVEAGAEPFVMPAESLDEWPQDGGNAQHNPQRLAGGGGLGVVWSSDIGAGSDSEERLLVQPIVANGRIYAIDADGELVALDAAGGREVWRVDLIPEDEDEGELGGGIAFADDTLFVTTGSAEAMALEPADGTVVWRVPLPGPSRSAPTVDAGRVFAVSADNRAVALDAATGQRLWSHSGAAEEAGILGSASAAVDGSVVVVPYTSGEVYAMRVENGRVLWSDRLVAPRATEAIARIAHIRARPIIGDARLFVVSHSGRSAALDMRTGSRVWEQPAGGASSPWLAGNTLFLVTDRAEVVSLSETDGRIRWVTQLQRYEDMEDQEDPIDWVGPILVGDRLIVAGSNGVAVAMSPSTGEPVDQRDIGGAGFRIEPLAAGGTIYLLADDARLYALR from the coding sequence ATGCAGATCAACGCATTCCGCACCGGGCTGCGCGGTGCCGTGTTGGCCTTGTCGGCCGGTGCGCTGGCCGGATGCTCGTGGTTCGGCGACGACGAGGTCGAGCGGATTCCCGGCACGCGGGTGGCGGTGCTGGACGCCAACCCGGCCCTGACGCCCGATGTCGAGGCTGGGGCGGAGCCGTTCGTCATGCCGGCGGAGAGCCTGGACGAGTGGCCGCAGGACGGCGGCAACGCACAGCACAATCCGCAGCGGCTCGCCGGCGGCGGCGGGCTGGGCGTGGTGTGGTCGTCCGACATCGGCGCCGGTTCGGATTCCGAGGAGCGGCTGCTGGTGCAGCCGATCGTCGCCAACGGGCGCATCTATGCGATCGACGCCGACGGCGAACTGGTCGCGCTCGACGCCGCCGGCGGTCGCGAGGTGTGGCGTGTCGACCTGATTCCCGAGGACGAGGACGAAGGCGAGCTGGGCGGCGGCATCGCCTTCGCCGACGACACGCTGTTCGTCACCACCGGTTCGGCCGAGGCGATGGCGCTGGAGCCGGCCGACGGCACGGTGGTGTGGCGCGTGCCGCTGCCGGGCCCGTCGCGGTCGGCGCCGACGGTCGACGCCGGGCGCGTGTTCGCCGTCTCGGCCGACAACCGTGCGGTCGCGCTGGACGCGGCCACCGGCCAGCGGCTGTGGTCGCACAGCGGCGCGGCCGAGGAGGCGGGGATTCTCGGTTCGGCCAGTGCGGCGGTCGACGGCTCGGTGGTGGTGGTGCCCTACACGTCGGGCGAGGTCTATGCGATGCGCGTCGAGAACGGCCGCGTGCTGTGGTCCGACCGCCTGGTCGCGCCGCGCGCGACCGAGGCGATAGCGCGGATCGCGCACATCCGGGCACGGCCGATCATCGGCGACGCGCGGCTGTTCGTGGTCAGCCACAGCGGGCGGTCCGCCGCGCTCGACATGCGCACCGGCAGCCGGGTGTGGGAACAGCCGGCCGGCGGTGCCAGCTCGCCCTGGCTGGCCGGCAACACGCTGTTCCTGGTCACCGACCGCGCCGAGGTGGTCAGCCTGTCGGAGACCGACGGCCGGATCCGCTGGGTGACCCAGCTGCAGCGCTACGAGGACATGGAGGACCAGGAGGACCCGATCGACTGGGTCGGGCCGATCCTGGTCGGCGACCGGCTGATCGTGGCCGGCTCGAACGGCGTGGCGGTGGCGATGTCGCCGTCGACCGGCGAGCCGGTCGATCAGCGCGACATCGGCGGCGCCGGGTTCCGGATCGAACCGCTGGCGGCGGGCGGCACGATCTACTTGCTTGCCGACGATGCGCGGCTTTATGCGCTGCGCTGA
- the der gene encoding ribosome biogenesis GTPase Der, whose amino-acid sequence MTARIAIVGRPNVGKSTLFNRLVGRRLALVDDTPGVTRDWREGDARLGDLRFAVMDTAGLEDSDDATLSGRMRDQTLRALAQCDAALFVFDARDGLTELDRHFAALLRTQGQRVILVANKCESRSAAAGAYEGFDLGLGEPVAISAEHGAGMADLYEALRPIVEAAGGDAEAEAEPAEGADEREGAAEADAVRDAQAEAGDEEPAAEEEDDPTKPLRLAVVGRPNVGKSTLINRLVGEDRLLTGPEAGITRDSIRVAYAWRERPVQLIDTAGLRRKANVTGKLERLSVADTLTAVRFAEVVAVVIDATQALERQDLAIIRLIANEGRALVLVLNKWDLVEDRSAVGKEVTLRLGEILPEVRGAPLVRLSAQTGEGVAKLMPAVIEAYGLWNKRIATGQLNRWLTGVVERHPPPAPKGRRLQLRYMTQIKTRPPTFALFVNRPAELPESYKRYLTNDLRQVFGLEGTPIRLLPRRGKNPYVKQA is encoded by the coding sequence TTGACCGCACGCATCGCGATCGTCGGCCGGCCGAACGTCGGCAAGTCGACGCTGTTCAACCGGCTGGTCGGCCGGCGGCTGGCGCTGGTCGACGACACCCCGGGCGTCACCCGCGACTGGCGCGAGGGCGACGCGCGGCTGGGCGACCTGCGCTTCGCCGTCATGGACACCGCCGGCCTGGAGGACAGCGACGATGCGACCCTGTCCGGCCGCATGCGCGATCAGACGCTGCGCGCGCTGGCGCAATGCGATGCCGCGCTGTTCGTGTTCGACGCCCGCGACGGCCTGACCGAGCTCGATCGCCATTTCGCCGCGCTGCTGCGCACCCAGGGGCAGCGGGTGATCCTGGTCGCCAACAAGTGCGAGAGCCGCAGCGCGGCGGCCGGTGCCTATGAGGGCTTCGACCTCGGCCTCGGCGAGCCGGTGGCCATCTCCGCCGAGCACGGCGCCGGCATGGCCGACCTCTACGAGGCGCTGCGCCCGATCGTCGAGGCCGCCGGCGGCGACGCCGAAGCCGAAGCCGAGCCTGCCGAAGGCGCAGACGAGCGCGAGGGCGCGGCCGAAGCGGACGCCGTGCGGGATGCGCAGGCGGAAGCGGGCGACGAGGAACCCGCCGCAGAGGAAGAGGACGACCCGACCAAGCCGCTGCGCCTGGCGGTGGTCGGTCGGCCCAATGTCGGCAAGTCGACGCTGATCAACCGGCTGGTCGGCGAGGACCGGCTGCTGACCGGGCCCGAGGCCGGCATCACCCGCGACAGCATCCGCGTGGCCTATGCCTGGCGCGAGCGGCCGGTGCAGCTGATCGACACCGCCGGCCTGCGCCGCAAGGCCAACGTCACCGGCAAGCTGGAACGGCTGTCGGTGGCCGACACCCTGACCGCCGTGCGCTTCGCCGAGGTGGTGGCGGTGGTGATCGACGCGACACAGGCGCTCGAGCGGCAGGACCTGGCCATCATCCGGCTGATCGCCAACGAGGGGCGTGCGCTGGTGCTGGTGCTCAACAAATGGGACCTGGTCGAGGACCGCAGCGCGGTGGGCAAGGAGGTGACGCTGCGGCTGGGCGAGATCCTGCCCGAGGTGCGCGGCGCGCCGCTGGTGCGGCTGTCGGCGCAGACCGGCGAGGGCGTCGCCAAGCTGATGCCGGCGGTGATCGAGGCTTACGGCCTGTGGAACAAGCGCATCGCCACCGGCCAGCTCAACCGCTGGCTCACCGGCGTGGTCGAGCGTCATCCGCCGCCGGCGCCGAAGGGCCGGCGGCTGCAGTTGCGCTACATGACCCAGATCAAGACGCGGCCGCCGACCTTCGCGCTGTTCGTCAACCGGCCGGCCGAGCTGCCGGAGTCCTACAAGCGCTACCTGACCAACGACCTGCGCCAGGTCTTCGGCCTGGAGGGGACGCCGATCCGCCTGTTGCCGCGGCGCGGCAAGAACCCCTACGTCAAGCAGGCCTGA
- a CDS encoding SDR family NAD(P)-dependent oxidoreductase has product MTDGDGRPDLGGRIALVTGASRGLGAAIGCALAAAGAHVVLAARTVGGLEACDDAIRAAGGQRPTLIPLDLADGDQIDRLGPALYERFGGLDMLVSAAAVLHALSPVAHVAPARWADTFRVNVEANFRLIRILDPLLRRAAAGRAVFITDAAGRPGTAYWNAYAASKAALETLVLSWAGELARMSVRVNLYDPGPMRTKLRATAFPGEDPASVAAPADRAAAVPPLLAADCRRHGEIVRA; this is encoded by the coding sequence GTGACTGACGGTGACGGCCGGCCCGATCTGGGCGGTAGGATTGCGCTGGTCACCGGCGCCTCGCGCGGGCTCGGCGCGGCGATCGGCTGCGCCCTCGCCGCGGCCGGCGCCCACGTGGTGCTGGCGGCCCGCACCGTCGGCGGGCTGGAGGCGTGCGACGACGCGATCCGCGCCGCCGGCGGCCAGCGCCCCACCCTGATACCGCTCGACCTCGCCGACGGCGACCAGATCGACCGGCTCGGCCCCGCGCTCTACGAGCGCTTCGGCGGACTCGACATGCTGGTCTCCGCCGCCGCGGTGCTGCATGCGCTCAGCCCGGTTGCCCACGTGGCGCCTGCGCGCTGGGCTGACACCTTCCGGGTCAACGTCGAGGCGAACTTCCGTCTGATCCGCATCCTCGACCCGCTGCTGCGGCGCGCGGCGGCCGGCCGCGCCGTGTTCATCACCGACGCCGCCGGCCGACCCGGAACCGCCTACTGGAACGCCTATGCCGCCAGCAAGGCAGCGCTGGAGACGCTGGTGCTGAGCTGGGCCGGCGAGCTGGCGCGGATGAGCGTGCGCGTCAACCTGTATGATCCCGGCCCGATGCGCACCAAACTGCGCGCGACGGCCTTCCCCGGCGAGGACCCGGCCTCGGTTGCCGCGCCGGCCGACCGCGCCGCGGCCGTGCCGCCCCTGCTCGCCGCCGACTGCCGCCGCCACGGCGAGATCGTGCGCGCCTAG
- the purF gene encoding amidophosphoribosyltransferase, translating into MDQDKFHEECGVFGVFGHADAAALTALGLHALQHRGQEAAGIVATDGETFQAHRGRGQVADNFGAPEVIARLRGDRAIGHNRYATTGEASLRNVQPLYADFAFGGCAMAHNGNLTNAATLRRTLVQRGSIFQSTSDTEVFIHLIASSPAATVADRLCHALGQVEGAYSLVALTEDALYAARDPAGVRPLQLGTLDGATIVASESCALDIIGAEFVRDVEPGELLVVTRDGIRSRRPFAPAPRRMCVFEYIYFARPDSVVDGQSVYEARRAIGVELARESRVEADLVVPVPDSGVPSAIGYAAEAGLPFELGIIRNHYVGRTFIEPTDSIRHLGVRLKHNANRAYLEGKRVVLVDDSIVRGTTSRKIVEMVRRAGAAQVHMRISSPPTTHSCFYGIDTPNQAELLATGHDVAEMARMIGVDSLAFISIDGLYRALGHAGRDGEHRRFCDACFTGDYPIPLVDQQTGDMRAVVSRMADAR; encoded by the coding sequence ATGGACCAGGACAAGTTCCACGAGGAATGCGGCGTCTTCGGCGTGTTCGGCCATGCCGACGCCGCCGCCCTTACGGCGCTCGGCCTGCACGCGCTGCAGCACCGCGGCCAGGAGGCGGCGGGCATCGTCGCCACCGACGGCGAGACCTTCCAGGCCCACCGCGGCCGCGGCCAGGTCGCCGACAATTTCGGCGCGCCGGAGGTGATCGCGCGGCTGCGCGGCGACCGCGCCATCGGCCACAACCGCTATGCCACCACCGGCGAGGCGTCGCTCAGGAACGTCCAGCCGCTCTATGCCGACTTCGCCTTCGGCGGCTGCGCAATGGCGCACAACGGCAACCTGACCAACGCGGCGACGCTGCGCCGCACCCTGGTCCAGCGCGGCAGCATCTTCCAGTCGACCAGCGACACCGAGGTCTTCATCCACCTGATCGCCAGTTCGCCGGCGGCGACGGTGGCTGACCGGCTGTGCCATGCGCTCGGCCAGGTCGAGGGCGCCTACTCGCTGGTCGCGCTGACCGAGGATGCGCTCTACGCCGCGCGCGACCCCGCCGGCGTGCGGCCGCTGCAGCTCGGCACACTGGACGGCGCCACCATCGTCGCCTCGGAGAGCTGCGCGCTCGACATCATCGGCGCCGAGTTCGTCCGCGACGTCGAGCCGGGCGAGCTGCTGGTCGTCACCCGCGACGGCATCCGCAGCCGGCGGCCGTTCGCACCGGCGCCGCGGCGCATGTGCGTGTTCGAGTACATCTATTTCGCCCGCCCCGACAGCGTCGTCGACGGCCAGAGCGTCTATGAGGCGCGCCGCGCCATCGGCGTGGAGCTGGCGCGCGAGTCGCGGGTGGAGGCCGACCTGGTGGTGCCGGTGCCGGATTCCGGCGTGCCGTCCGCCATCGGCTATGCGGCGGAGGCCGGCCTGCCGTTCGAACTCGGCATCATCCGCAACCACTATGTCGGGCGCACGTTCATCGAGCCGACCGATTCCATCCGTCATCTCGGCGTGCGCCTGAAGCACAACGCCAACCGGGCTTATCTGGAGGGCAAACGCGTCGTGCTGGTCGACGACAGCATCGTGCGCGGCACCACCTCGCGCAAGATCGTCGAGATGGTGCGCCGCGCCGGTGCGGCGCAGGTGCACATGCGCATCTCCAGCCCGCCGACCACCCATTCCTGCTTCTACGGCATCGATACGCCGAACCAGGCCGAGCTGCTGGCGACCGGCCACGATGTCGCCGAAATGGCGCGCATGATCGGCGTCGACAGCCTGGCGTTCATTTCGATCGACGGGCTTTACCGTGCGCTGGGCCATGCCGGCCGGGACGGCGAGCACAGGCGGTTTTGCGACGCCTGCTTCACCGGCGACTACCCGATCCCGCTGGTCGACCAGCAGACCGGCGACATGCGTGCCGTCGTCTCGCGCATGGCCGATGCGCGCTGA
- a CDS encoding CvpA family protein translates to MNDFDPMVAGVHVVDIGVAVVLLVSALLGLIRGFTRELFSILAWVGAAAISYFAYPYVQPWLDDLIGISLLSELGSAVGVFIIAMIVLTLVFAAVADKLKGERTGALDRSLGFLYGLARGAVVVIAAYMIFSWFVPREEQWPWLLTARAIPPVQNASAAVEEAIPPETWAWLSDTFDRERPDFGPQDTLDPDAAARLLSQPPPGPREGGDDPNYDSGSSSRLDEMIQRLQEGEGGNAQPQQ, encoded by the coding sequence ATGAACGATTTCGATCCCATGGTGGCCGGCGTGCATGTAGTCGACATCGGCGTGGCCGTCGTGCTGCTGGTTTCCGCCCTGCTCGGGCTTATCCGCGGCTTCACGCGCGAGCTGTTCTCGATCCTGGCCTGGGTCGGAGCCGCCGCGATCAGCTATTTCGCCTATCCCTATGTGCAGCCCTGGCTGGACGATCTGATCGGCATCTCGCTGCTGTCGGAGCTGGGCAGCGCGGTCGGCGTGTTCATCATCGCGATGATCGTGCTGACGCTGGTGTTCGCCGCGGTCGCCGACAAGCTGAAGGGCGAGCGGACCGGGGCGCTCGACCGCAGCCTCGGCTTCCTCTACGGCCTCGCCCGCGGCGCCGTGGTGGTGATCGCGGCCTACATGATCTTCTCCTGGTTCGTGCCGCGCGAGGAGCAGTGGCCGTGGCTGCTGACCGCGCGCGCGATCCCGCCGGTGCAGAACGCCAGCGCCGCGGTCGAGGAAGCGATTCCGCCCGAGACCTGGGCCTGGCTGTCCGACACCTTCGACCGCGAGCGGCCGGACTTCGGGCCGCAGGACACGCTCGACCCCGACGCGGCGGCGCGCCTGCTCAGCCAGCCGCCGCCGGGCCCGCGCGAGGGCGGCGACGACCCCAACTACGACAGCGGCTCGTCCTCGCGGCTTGACGAGATGATCCAGCGGCTCCAGGAAGGCGAGGGCGGGAACGCCCAACCGCAGCAGTGA
- the radA gene encoding DNA repair protein RadA has product MARARTSYVCQECGAVHAKWAGRCDACGGWNTLVEELAAPPASGTRRGGGRAPALVFAELKGTAPAPPRRESGIAEFDRACGGGLVAGSAVLVGGDPGIGKSTVLLQVAAALARGGARCAYISGEEAVEQIRLRADRLGMADAPVALATATDIEAITAALEQAGPPDVVVIDSIQTMYLPGLESAPGTVAQVRACAQALIRLAKARGMTLILVGHVTKEGQIAGPRVLEHMVDTVLYFEGERGHQFRILRAVKNRFGASDEIGVFEMTDRGLVEVANPSALFIGDRARPVSGAAVFAGLEGTRPVLVEIQALVAPSSMATPRRAVVGWDSARLAMVLAVLEARCGVAFSGRDVFLSVAGGLRIAEPAADLAAAAALLSSLADVALPPETVILGEIGLSGEVRPVNQTPVRLKEAAKLGFTAAWTPPERGRKTERGAAGLARRAMDHVADLAAAVSVDLSGDGR; this is encoded by the coding sequence GTGGCCCGCGCCAGGACCAGCTATGTCTGCCAGGAATGCGGCGCGGTCCATGCCAAGTGGGCCGGGCGCTGCGACGCGTGCGGCGGCTGGAACACGCTGGTCGAGGAGCTGGCGGCGCCACCGGCCTCGGGCACGCGGCGCGGCGGCGGCCGCGCGCCGGCGCTGGTCTTCGCCGAGCTCAAGGGAACGGCGCCGGCGCCGCCGCGGCGCGAAAGCGGCATCGCGGAGTTCGACCGCGCCTGCGGCGGCGGGCTGGTCGCCGGCTCGGCCGTGCTGGTCGGCGGCGACCCCGGCATCGGCAAGTCGACCGTGCTGTTGCAGGTCGCCGCGGCGCTGGCCCGCGGCGGCGCCCGTTGCGCCTACATCTCCGGCGAGGAGGCGGTCGAGCAGATCCGCCTGCGTGCAGACCGCCTGGGCATGGCCGACGCGCCGGTCGCGCTGGCCACCGCCACCGACATCGAGGCGATCACCGCCGCGCTCGAACAGGCCGGCCCGCCCGACGTGGTTGTGATCGATTCGATCCAGACCATGTACCTGCCCGGCCTGGAATCGGCGCCAGGCACGGTGGCCCAGGTCCGCGCCTGCGCCCAGGCGCTGATCCGGCTGGCCAAGGCGCGCGGCATGACGCTGATCCTGGTCGGCCACGTCACCAAGGAGGGCCAGATCGCCGGCCCGCGCGTGCTGGAGCACATGGTCGACACGGTGCTGTATTTCGAGGGCGAGCGCGGCCATCAGTTCCGCATCCTGCGCGCGGTGAAGAACCGCTTCGGCGCCAGCGACGAGATCGGCGTGTTCGAGATGACCGACCGCGGGCTGGTCGAGGTCGCCAACCCCTCGGCGCTGTTCATCGGCGACCGCGCCCGGCCGGTCAGCGGCGCCGCGGTGTTCGCCGGCCTCGAAGGCACCCGGCCGGTGCTGGTCGAGATCCAGGCCCTGGTCGCGCCCTCGTCGATGGCGACGCCGCGCCGTGCCGTGGTCGGCTGGGACAGCGCGCGCCTGGCCATGGTGCTGGCGGTGCTGGAGGCGCGCTGCGGCGTCGCCTTCTCCGGCCGCGACGTGTTCCTCAGCGTCGCCGGCGGCCTGCGCATCGCCGAGCCGGCCGCCGACCTCGCCGCCGCCGCGGCGCTGCTGTCGTCGCTGGCCGACGTCGCGCTGCCGCCGGAGACCGTCATCCTGGGCGAGATCGGACTGTCCGGCGAGGTGCGCCCGGTCAACCAGACGCCGGTGCGGCTGAAGGAGGCGGCCAAGCTCGGCTTCACCGCCGCCTGGACCCCGCCGGAACGCGGCCGCAAGACCGAGCGCGGCGCCGCCGGCCTCGCGCGCCGCGCGATGGACCACGTCGCCGATCTCGCCGCGGCCGTTTCCGTCGATTTATCCGGCGATGGCCGGTGA
- a CDS encoding ATP-binding cassette domain-containing protein → MSTPESGTPSNPDAKISIRTLHKRFGEKVVLNGVDLDLARGESLVVIGGSGTGKSVLIKNVIGLMSPESGSILIDGEETVGLGSRDRDRVIRKFGMLFQGGALFDSLPVWENVAFGLIQGRRMRRAQAREIAIEKLGQVGLAPEVGKLWPSELSGGMQKRVGLARAIATDPEIIFFDEPTTGLDPIMGDVINDLIVKCVRELGATALSITHDMASARKIADHVAMLYEGQIIWHGPVEDIDKAENAYVDQFIHGRAEGPIKMQLRR, encoded by the coding sequence ATGAGCACACCGGAAAGCGGCACCCCGTCGAACCCCGACGCCAAGATCTCGATCCGCACGCTGCACAAGCGGTTCGGCGAAAAGGTGGTGCTGAACGGGGTCGACCTCGATCTCGCCCGCGGCGAATCGCTGGTGGTGATCGGCGGTTCCGGCACCGGCAAGTCGGTGCTGATCAAGAACGTGATCGGGCTGATGAGCCCGGAGAGCGGCTCGATCCTGATCGACGGCGAGGAGACGGTCGGGCTCGGCAGCCGCGACCGCGACCGGGTGATCCGCAAGTTCGGCATGCTGTTCCAGGGCGGCGCCCTGTTCGACAGCCTGCCGGTCTGGGAGAATGTCGCCTTCGGCCTGATCCAGGGCCGGCGCATGCGCCGGGCGCAGGCCCGCGAGATCGCGATCGAGAAGCTGGGCCAGGTCGGTCTGGCGCCCGAGGTCGGCAAGCTGTGGCCGTCGGAGCTGTCCGGCGGCATGCAGAAGCGCGTCGGCCTGGCGCGCGCGATCGCCACCGACCCGGAGATCATCTTCTTCGACGAGCCGACCACCGGCCTGGACCCGATCATGGGCGACGTGATCAACGACCTCATCGTCAAGTGCGTGCGCGAACTCGGCGCCACCGCGCTGTCGATCACCCACGACATGGCCAGCGCGCGCAAGATCGCCGACCACGTCGCCATGCTCTACGAAGGTCAGATCATCTGGCACGGCCCGGTCGAGGACATCGACAAGGCCGAAAACGCCTATGTCGACCAGTTCATCCACGGTCGCGCCGAGGGGCCGATCAAGATGCAGCTTCGCCGCTAG
- a CDS encoding ABC transporter permease: MNPLAAIGRIFLNFLAATGRITLFAMRALSHCVRPPFFPRLILRQMIDIGYYSLPVVGLTAVFTGMVLALQSYTGFSRFSAESAIPNVVVLSITRELGPVLAGLMVAGRIGAAIAAEIGTMRVTEQIDALKTLSTNPYKYLVAPRLIAGMTMLPLLVLVADIIGVFGGYLVSIYKLGFNPSTYLKNTIDFMSTVDVLSGLVKAAVFGLLIAMMGCYHGYNSRGGAQGVGAATTNAVVSASILILCFNYIITELFFAA; the protein is encoded by the coding sequence ATGAACCCGCTCGCCGCCATCGGGCGGATCTTCCTCAACTTCCTGGCCGCCACCGGCCGGATCACGCTGTTCGCCATGCGCGCGCTGTCGCACTGCGTGCGGCCGCCGTTCTTCCCGCGGCTGATCCTGCGGCAAATGATCGACATCGGCTATTACTCGCTGCCGGTGGTCGGGCTGACGGCGGTGTTCACCGGCATGGTGCTGGCGCTGCAGAGCTATACCGGCTTCTCGCGCTTCTCGGCGGAATCCGCCATTCCGAACGTCGTGGTGCTGTCGATCACCCGCGAGCTGGGGCCGGTGCTGGCCGGCCTGATGGTGGCCGGGCGCATCGGCGCGGCCATCGCCGCCGAGATCGGCACCATGCGGGTGACCGAGCAGATCGACGCGCTGAAGACGCTGTCGACCAATCCGTACAAGTACCTGGTCGCGCCCCGGCTGATCGCCGGCATGACCATGCTGCCGCTGCTGGTGCTGGTGGCCGACATCATCGGCGTGTTCGGCGGCTATCTGGTCAGCATCTACAAGCTTGGCTTCAACCCGTCGACCTACCTGAAGAACACCATCGACTTCATGTCGACGGTCGACGTGCTGTCCGGCCTGGTCAAGGCGGCGGTGTTCGGGCTGCTGATCGCGATGATGGGCTGCTACCACGGCTACAACTCGCGCGGCGGCGCCCAGGGCGTGGGCGCGGCGACAACCAATGCGGTCGTCTCCGCCTCGATCCTGATCCTCTGCTTCAACTACATCATCACCGAGCTGTTCTTCGCGGCATGA